In Acaryochloris marina S15, a single genomic region encodes these proteins:
- a CDS encoding Ycf66 family protein — protein sequence MNFGTPVPLIVGVILIVGSIALFFLDKIKPGYHRDSDNVYAFLGLLAGVILLAHLGMEFTLSLQQMIVVGMLVALMIENIQSRLPNNGPVRQPRERGGPRDRDDDYRPKRPQRSSRMRSEAQLEFEDDIPARPRRIRSEGDRRPRRDEYAYGSDYNEEAPSRRSRRRPAAYDDYEQGNNSYSQDSYGQDQDNGYDPGYSSSTSYAPPEPSTEDRPRRRRPLQITGELEDQDYTPDDYSSAVKAMRNRRRKDTGADDVDANGYSSNDAGDSSADSYGQNGNDDYVDYKPLDLPKYPGPGSGGPENDDGSY from the coding sequence GTGAATTTCGGTACTCCTGTTCCACTCATTGTTGGAGTTATTCTGATCGTCGGTTCGATCGCATTATTCTTTTTGGATAAAATCAAGCCTGGCTACCATCGAGATTCCGACAATGTCTATGCCTTTCTCGGCTTGCTAGCGGGTGTTATCCTCTTAGCCCATTTGGGTATGGAGTTTACCCTGTCCTTGCAACAAATGATCGTGGTGGGGATGTTAGTGGCGCTGATGATTGAGAATATCCAGAGCCGCCTGCCTAATAATGGCCCCGTAAGACAGCCCCGAGAGCGGGGTGGGCCACGGGATCGAGACGATGACTATCGCCCTAAACGACCTCAACGCTCTAGCCGTATGCGGTCTGAAGCTCAATTGGAGTTTGAAGACGATATTCCCGCTCGGCCTCGTCGCATTCGGAGCGAGGGTGACCGTCGGCCAAGACGCGATGAATATGCCTATGGGAGTGACTATAACGAGGAAGCACCCAGTCGGCGATCTAGACGGCGGCCTGCTGCCTATGATGACTATGAGCAGGGCAACAACAGCTATTCCCAAGATAGCTATGGCCAAGATCAAGATAATGGCTATGACCCAGGTTACAGTTCATCTACGTCCTATGCCCCTCCCGAACCTTCAACAGAAGATCGGCCGCGCCGTCGTCGCCCGCTGCAAATAACAGGAGAGCTGGAAGATCAGGACTATACCCCCGATGATTACTCATCAGCGGTCAAGGCCATGAGAAACCGCCGGCGGAAGGACACAGGTGCTGACGATGTGGATGCTAATGGCTATTCATCTAATGATGCTGGCGATAGTAGTGCAGACTCCTACGGCCAAAACGGCAACGATGATTACGTAGACTATAAGCCCTTGGATTTACCCAAGTATCCAGGCCCTGGTTCAGGTGGACCTGAGAATGACGACGGCAGTTATTAA
- a CDS encoding photosystem II reaction center X protein, translated as MTVTPSLQGFFYSILFGAIVVGLLGGAFILFSQKDKIVRR; from the coding sequence ATGACCGTTACCCCTTCTTTACAGGGCTTCTTCTATAGCATCCTTTTTGGTGCCATTGTTGTGGGTCTGCTTGGTGGAGCATTCATCCTCTTCAGCCAAAAAGATAAGATTGTACGACGCTAG